From a region of the Solanum stenotomum isolate F172 chromosome 2, ASM1918654v1, whole genome shotgun sequence genome:
- the LOC125854595 gene encoding GDSL esterase/lipase EXL3-like, translating to MVHKIMVMLYYFVYFVLMFTIRSCKGKVQLPKHFVVKAIFAFGDSIVDQGNNNYISTMAECNFLPYGKDFNGGIPTGRFTNGKTPPDLLVEELGIKELLPAYLDSNLKSEDFKTGVSFASGGCGFDPLTSIIASALSLSTQLNQFKEYIGKLEGLVGEEEANYILKNSLFLVVAGSDDLANTYFTLGGRLKHDINSYTDLMVVKATEFLQELYNLGARKIGIFGIPPIGCLPSQRTLAGGLHRVCSEEYNEAAQMANTKFSTEIDSLSKKLVQSKLVFIDIYNTFLDLIVNPKKHGFEEVEKGCCGTGTIEAIILCNEFSGICEDDTKYLFWDSYHPTEKGYKILVDEILKKYINYF from the exons atggtGCATAAGATCATGGTTATGTTATACTACTTTGTTTATTTTGTGTTGATGTTTACTATAAGGTCATGTAAAGGGAAAGTGCAATTACCAAAACACTTTGTTGTAAAAGCAATATTTGCATTTGGAGATTCAATTGTTGATCAAggaaataataactatatatcAACTATGGCAGAGTGTAATTTTCTACCTTATGGTAAAGACTTTAACGGTGGAATTCCAACCGGAAGATTCACCAACGGCAAGACGCCACCGGACTTGCTAG TTGAAGAATTGGGGATAAAAGAGCTTCTGCCAGCTTATTtagattcaaatttaaaaagtgaAGATTTTAAAACTGGAGTAAGCTTTGCATCTGGAGGTTGTGGATTTGATCCTCTAACATCTATCATCGCG TCAGCTTTATCTTTATCAACACAATTAAATCAGTTCAAAGAATATATTGGGAAGCTAGAAGGGCTagttggagaagaagaagccaactatattttaaaaaatagcctATTTTTGGTGGTTGCTGGAAGTGATGATCTTGCAAATACATATTTCACTCTTGGAGGTCGATTGAAGCATGATATTAACTCATATACTGATCTTATGGTGGTCAAAGCTACTGAATTTCTCCAA gaattaTATAACTTGGGGGCAAGAAAAATTGGGATATTTGGAATTCCTCCAATAGGATGTTTGCCATCACAAAGAACATTAGCTGGTGGGCTACATAGAGTGTGTTCTGAAGAATACAATGAAGCAGCCCAAATGGCCAACACAAAATTCTCTACTGAAATTGATTCATTATCCAAGAAGTTGGTCCAGTCCAAGCTTGTGTTCATTGATATCTATAATACTTTTCTTGATCTTATTGTCAACCCTAAAAAACATG GATTTGAAGAAGTAGAGAAAGGGTGTTGTGGCACTGGAACAATAGAGGCGATAATATTATGCAATGAATTTAGTGGAATATGTGAAGATGatacaaaatatttgttttggGATAGTTATCATCCAACTGAAAAAGGTTATAAAATTCTTGTTGATGagatcttaaaaaaatatatcaactaTTTCTAG